The stretch of DNA CGGCAAATCCAAGTTCTTCAAGAAGCAGGGCAAAGTACGTGCCGACCCTGCTACACCACTCCACAGTGCCGTCCCTAGCAGGTTTCTGAACACAACGCTGACAAGTACCGGGCGGATCAGTACTTTTCTCCCGGTTCACGGTGTAGTGGGAGGTGCCTTACTGGCCGAAGTCAGGGATCGTTTTGCCCACTGGGGCGCCAGTCTGTTCCGCAACCGCAACCGCAACCGCGACCGCGGTCAACAGCCACTAGTGGATTCGCGCCGTCGATCGCGCGGGCCGGATCTTCTTCAACTCGCTCCTGTAGTTAGATGGAGATTTGTTGCAGTGCCCAGGAGTTACCGTCGGGATCGTTGAAGTACGCGTAGCTGACGCCCCCGCCCATGTCGGAGACCTTGGAGACCTGGACCCCATTGCCGAGGAGCACCTGGTGGATGGCGGCAAGGTCATCCACCACTAAATGCAGCCCTTGGACGGGTGCGCCGTGAGGGTCATTGATGCCCACTCCAATAACGATCGAACACGCTGATCCTGGTGGTGTCAGTTGGACGATGCGCATGCCATTGCCCGGTTGAACGTCGTGATCGAGGTTGAAACCTACCTGATCAACGTAGAACGCTTTGCTGCGGTCCACATCCGTTGAGGGTAGCGGAACCAATTCCAAGCGCATGTCCATAAGGACTCCTTCCACCCGCAAGGTTCGCGGAATCATGGCAGTAAAAACCTGCGTTTCTGCCATATTACCCACTTCCGGCTGAGCCGACGCGCTAGAACTTTCTCAGCCGATTCGTCACAGTAGTGATTGACGCCTTGACCTACCCGTCGGGTGGATACAGGTTTAAGTGAGTCGACCTGATCCATCTGCCCACCTGCTAGGCGTCCTCGATGCCAAAGCCTGTTTTCACGCGGAGGGATCTGCGCTGGATGGATCTGATGACCTCGGATCCTGAGAGGTCACGTGAGTTCGATGCCAGTCTNTTTGGGTGGAGGTATGAGGCCGGGGATGAGGAAATTTACGGCGGTTACGTCACCGCCTTCGTCGATGGAGCGCCGGTAGCGGGCATGATGAAAAATGACCCCGCATCAGGTAATCCGGACGTGTGGAGCACCTACCTGCGGGTGGAGGACATAGCAGCGGCGGCCGAAGCAGTCATGGCGGCAGGTGGGAAAGTGATGATGCCTCCCATGGAAGTTCCAGGCCAGGGGCACATGGCGATGTTCATCGACGCAGGAGGTGCCGTTGTTGGTGCATGGCAGTTTGGTGGCCACACCGGGTTCCAGCTNAAAGGTGAACCCGGTGCCCCGTTTTGGCATGAGCTTCACACCCGGGAGTATGCGCATCAAGTGAAGTTCTACGAAGACGTTTCCAGTTGGGATACCTCCGTCATGAGCGACAGTGAAGATTTTCGGTACACGACGCTCAAATCCGGGGATGGCTCGCGGGCGGGCATCATTGACGCCTCTTTTATCTTCCGGAGGGTTCTCTCGAACGGGCAGATCTACTTCGGGGTGGCGGACGCTGATGCCGTTGTGGAAACTGCGGTATCACTGGGCGCTCAAGTTATCCATGCGGCTGAGGATTCCACTTTCGGCCGCATGGCCACGTTGGCAGATCCGGCGGGAGCGGTTTTCAAGATTGACCAAGCGTAGGCCCTGAACGTTTGCCATCTGACCGCGCCAAGCCTGCGCGTATAGTACTGCAGCAACGTGTAGCCGATCCTCGGCGCCAGGGTCCGTGCACGGTCTTCACCGCAAAACCGGTGCAAGACGTGCCGACAGGTACTGGTAGGACGTCACGTGGGGAGTGCAACGCAGGCAAATGCGGTTCTCCGCTGGTGGCCTGACGTTGGAGCTAACGCCCGGTTCAGGTGGTTAGTGGTCTGATAAGAATTCCGTAGGTGGGATCCACCCTAGCGACTCAGACAGAGAAGGTACAGCCCCACGGGCTCTGTGGGCGAGGTGATTCTCTGGGGTCCTGCCACCGATACTTAGCAGGGAAAGCGGGCGGATATCTCGGCACAGAAGCTGTCCGCCAGCGTGCGGCGGTGAACGTCCTAGACAATTGGGGCCAGTGTGCTGGGTGACTTGGTATGGACTATCCCCTACATTTTGTTCTCATTGCCGGGGCGTCTGGATTCTTTCAGGGTCTAGGACGTTTCATCAAAGACGGGCCAGGCGTGCCCGTGCGAAGCTGTAGAGTCCGTAAGCTATGAGGCCAAGGCCGACCACAGCCAGTATTGNCTTCCCGTAAGGGAGTTCAGTGAGCGCCTTCAAGGCACCGTCGAGACCGGAGGNCTGCTTGGGGTCTACCTTCAGGGCTGCAATGATGAACAGAATCCCCAGTGTGAGGATGGCGATACCTTTGGCGATGTATCCGGTCATGGCGTGCACGACGACGGCGCGTCCGGCACGGCCCGAAGGGACCTGGATGTCGTCACGAAATTNTTGCAAGGCACCCTTGTATATGAAGTAGCCGCCGATGACGGCCGTGATGATCCCCACCACGATGAGTAGGAGCTGACCGCCGGGAAGAGAAAGGATGGTCCCACTGGCTTGACTTGTGGACGCCGAAGAGTCACTCGGGCGCCGGAGGATGAACGAGAAGGCCGTCCACGCCACGGAGATGTACGCAACCGCCTTTCCCAGCGAAATCAGGCTCCGTGCCCNACCGCTTTTCGATGACGAACCGATGCCAAGACCGGCTTGGAGCAGGAACCACAAGGCCAGAGCAGCGAGCCCCGCGACGGTGACCCACAAAACGATCATTCCACCAGGGAGCTTCATGAGTTGGGCGAATGCCCCGGACTGATCTGATTCACCTCCGTGGTGAAAGGCGATCCGGATAGCGATGTAGCCCATCAGCAGGTGCATGAGCCCGTTGGCGGCGAACCCAATCCGGGCGGCCATGCCCAGTGCAGCGCTGTTGCCGGCACGACCTGCCATTTTGTGGGCTTCCTGGCTGGCTTTCATGTGCCATCCACTTGGGATTGTGAGTGGTTGCCTTGGACTTGTTCGCCGGGGACGCGAACTGTTCTGGCAGTGTCGATGGCCATGAGTGCTCCTAAAACGATGAGAGAAAGTGCTATGGACGCTGTTGTGTCACTGATCCAGTGGTATCCCAGATAGAGCCGGCTGGATACTTGTGCCAGGATCACGACGGCGGCGATGCTGAACAGAAGAAGAGTCAGTGATGTTTTNTGGTACCGGCTGGCGATGAGAAATGCCAGGATCAAAAGGAAATCTGAGGTCCCCAGAACATGGCCGGAGGGNAAGGAGAAGGTGCTGTCAGCACCGAGGAGCATCAGATTCACAGGNGGGCGTGGATGTTGGACTAAGGGNGCG from Arthrobacter polaris encodes:
- a CDS encoding DUF6855 family protein; protein product: MNREKSTDPPGTCQRCVQKPARDGTVEWCSRVGTYFALLLEELGFAEYEHNPRNNRIRAL
- a CDS encoding VOC family protein gives rise to the protein MDMRLELVPLPSTDVDRSKAFYVDQVGFNLDHDVQPGNGMRIVQLTPPGSACSIVIGVGINDPHGAPVQGLHLVVDDLAAIHQVLLGNGVQVSKVSDMGGGVSYAYFNDPDGNSWALQQISI
- a CDS encoding VOC family protein — its product is MPKPVFTRRDLRWMDLMTSDPERSREFDASLFGWRYEAGDEEIYGGYVTAFVDGAPVAGMMKNDPASGNPDVWSTYLRVEDIAAAAEAVMAAGGKVMMPPMEVPGQGHMAMFIDAGGAVVGAWQFGGHTGFQLKGEPGAPFWHELHTREYAHQVKFYEDVSSWDTSVMSDSEDFRYTTLKSGDGSRAGIIDASFIFRRVLSNGQIYFGVADADAVVETAVSLGAQVIHAAEDSTFGRMATLADPAGAVFKIDQA
- a CDS encoding DUF1206 domain-containing protein → MKASQEAHKMAGRAGNSAALGMAARIGFAANGLMHLLMGYIAIRIAFHHGGESDQSGAFAQLMKLPGGMIVLWVTVAGLAALALWFLLQAGLGIGSSSKSGXARSLISLGKAVAYISVAWTAFSFILRRPSDSSASTSQASGTILSLPGGQLLLIVVGIITAVIGGYFIYKGALQXFRDDIQVPSGRAGRAVVVHAMTGYIAKGIAILTLGILFIIAALKVDPKQXSGLDGALKALTELPYGKXILAVVGLGLIAYGLYSFARARLARL